AACACCGTCCACCTGCTGCTCGTGGAGGCGCACGCCGGGGCGCGTCCGGCCCCGTACGCGGAGCACAAGCGGTCCCTGCCGCTGATCCGCTTCCTCGACGACGAGGGCGCGATCAGCACCGAGGGCCAGGACGAGCTGGTCGGGTTCATCGGCGAGGCCGTGGCCTTCGCCGAGGAGCACGAGGCGGAGGACATGATCTCCTTCTGCACCTCCGCCATCCGCGAGGCCGCCAACGGCCCCGCGGTGCTGGCCCGCGTGGAGGCGGAGACCGGGGTGCACCTCATGGAGCTCTCCGGCGAGCAGGAGGCCGCCATGACGTACTTCGCGGTGCGTCGCTGGCAGGGCTGGGACGCCGGGTCCATCCTGAACTTCGACATCGGCGGCGGCTCCTTCGAGATCGCCTACGGCCAGGACGAGCTGCCCAGCCACGCGGTCTCCCTGCCCCTGGGCGCCGGCCGGCTCACCCGCGAGTGGCTCCCGGACGATCCGCCCAGCCCCAAGGGCGTGAAGCGGCTGCGCAAGCACGTCGAGGCGCGCATGGAGGAGGCCTTCGCCCGGTTCCCTCCGACGGAGGCCCCGCTCGCGGTCACCGCCACGTCCAAGACGTTCCGGGCCCTCGCCCGCCTCACCGGC
This Micrococcus flavus DNA region includes the following protein-coding sequences:
- a CDS encoding Ppx/GppA phosphatase family protein, coding for MRLGVLDIGSNTVHLLLVEAHAGARPAPYAEHKRSLPLIRFLDDEGAISTEGQDELVGFIGEAVAFAEEHEAEDMISFCTSAIREAANGPAVLARVEAETGVHLMELSGEQEAAMTYFAVRRWQGWDAGSILNFDIGGGSFEIAYGQDELPSHAVSLPLGAGRLTREWLPDDPPSPKGVKRLRKHVEARMEEAFARFPPTEAPLAVTATSKTFRALARLTGAAPSAAGPHVKRHLRADDLQLWVNRLAAMTWDERAELPGVSEVRAPQVLAGAVVALAAMRAFGVAQLEICPWALREGLILNRLDALMLEGHLTRDGGRGVGHINLNTDSLLPGLRLGVR